The Plasmodium yoelii strain 17X genome assembly, chromosome: 14 DNA segment ATCTAGTTGCTTCAGCTTTAGTTCCATATAGTATTGGTCCGTTTGAAGCTTCATTACATAATTGTTCAACAAACTGATCATAATCTAACTTGTTTTTTtcagttatatatttaattgcTTCGACAAATTGGTCATATTTAATTCTTTTAGATCCTTGCGTTTTTACTCTAGCAAAAGTAATATCTGCATCAACTGctgttatttttttgtttaacaactctgaaaaaaaaaaaaaaaaaaaaaaaaaaaaaaaattattaccaTGTGAATATATACCAAGTATATagattaattataaattttttatatatgtacaagaatggtaaaataaatgatttaaaaattgttaattttgtattttattatttctatatttatgAGTAATACATTTTAGTATGCTACATAagaaataatcaaaatatatatttaaaaaaataaaaatttatatgtatattacttgagtcttttaatattttgacAAAGGTTCTACTGTCCATATCTGGcatattttttgtgtatatattaaaaactgtttccatttttataaaatttgtataaatattttaaaaagaaaaattattatataaaaagatTATCAATAAGATATCAGTAAAATTTTAATAGAGACTTGAGTATCATTCAATTATATATCTTACtgttaaatattaaaaacaaaaatcaGCATCCataaaaagagaaatattttgttatataaatggtgttgtaaaaaaaaaaaaaatatatatatataaccatATATACAAATGTGCGATTgtgaatttatttaaaagcTATAAACtataacaaatataaaatatttaatttagacaaaaaaaggggaaaaaatacacacatatttatatatatattattacctattcatataaataaaatgaataagcAATAATTAAgctactttttttttttatttcgtttttttttatggctAATATTATGACATGTTCATGTAGAATTGTgcaattaaaatatatacattaacatatgtgcatataattATGTGGAAAAATGGctagaaaataaatatattaacacttttttttttagattaaatttgttataatatattatgcatatgcatgtaaaatattttttttttttttttttatttaatttatggTGACAATGACTCTTATAAAACTTAATAAAATGACGTTTCCTAATTTATGAAAGCAACATATATTTTCCCTTTTTATCGGGATTAAAACCCaaggataaaaaaaattataatatttgaaaaattcaaaaattttcacaatttttttgataaaataataagaaaagAGTTTTAAATCAACAAAGTTatctataaattttataagttTTGTTGGCTATTATTCGagctattatatatatatgtatgtaggTAGATATACCATAGATTTGTTACTTCGAAAACCTTAAGATATGAAtggtataaatataatacccAAAATTCCAAGTGTTCCAAAGCTCCTGGTAAAGATTTAAATTCCCAATAAAAAGAATAACGAAAAAGGaaacgtttttttttttttttttttttttaatgctaAATAGTTTAAAAGGTTTTAAATTGTGAaagtttaaatatataatatgatattGATTATTTGGATTTTTTTAACAGGGAATTGTAAGGTACTTTTCGGATcgaaaaaggaaaattatgAACGGTACAGAATATATCAGGAGAAAAACTGGATATGGAGGTAGAATAAGAAGAAATCGACAGGCACCAGCttataaaagataaaatataatttataattatgacgttgacaatatttttaaatagaCATTTTAGCAGCAGTACAAAGAAAagcataaatattttttaaaaaaatactataaacTCGGATCAATTATATGTGATAAATAAAcagatataatattatatgccCTATATATATCTATCTATCAATAGTTCAATGGATAGATATTTTATACACACCATTTTAAGGAAGCTGCATATGGATGTAGAATAACATTTCCGAGAGAAATGGTAGCTGGGTAAtagtataaaataatttgattaaataaaatgtttatgcTTATGTTTATGTTTATCAATTTTTAAGCAATACAGTAaaagttattaaaaatgtggAAATAAGTATACAAAAGATTTAGAAACGAATAAATAAAGttggtatatatatatatatatatatatatgtatgtgtatgcatttttttatgCCACCTCAATGAAAGGCTCTTTACATtttagttatatttttttgaaagcAAACATTTTTGCAGATCGTGATGATTTGTTTAGTTTGACTTCTTGATTAGTAGGTATTATTGGTTGTATATTAATTTGGTTccataattttgttttatttttaacaaacaaatcaatatatttattttctaaagAATGATATGAAATAAGAATTAAAACTCCTCCttgttttaatattttatgagaagataataataaattttttaatgataacaattcattattaatatagattCTAAATGATTGAAACACTCTTGATAAAActttattatttgatttataattatttttacaagttgaaagaataatattttttaaatcaaatgTGGTTATAATttccccatttttttttctccattctattattttttttgcaattttataagcttttttttcttctccaaatttttgtataatatattttaattttttaagattatatgtatttaaaatattatgtatttttttaccatcataatttttatgataaatatttttatcatcatcatgAGATTCgtttatcatatataattCCTTTATTTTGGTGTCTTGttttaattctttatttatatgattttcgatatattctttttctgtatatttattcatattcaTATCAAGAAtgtcattatatttataactaAACCCTCTTTTACTACTTTTAATTTGGTGAGTAGATACACCCAAATCTACTAAGATAGCActatatgtattaaatattggtaaagaataataatttaataaaaataagatatctttataatttccgtgaataattttaagtcgatttttatttatatatgatcttaatttatatttattataataaattgcTTCAATATCTTTATCTATAGAAATaacttttaaatttttaaatttttttaacatttctAAAGTGTGTCCTCCTCCTCCCAAAGTTGCATCTATCAAATATTCatcttctttatatattgaaatgtttttatcataattaatattattatataatttagatttatcattatttgtatcatacaCATTTTCTTCATTCAAAATTAATGTGTTGTTGTTATTTGATACCATCTCATCTTTATtcgtatttatattattgatTGGTTCATCATTTTGTTTGGTCATTAATGTGGTATCTAGAATTTGTATTACTTCATTGACCAACACTGGGgtatgataaatatatgagTCGTCAAATATGTTTGCTTCGCTTTTGTTTGCTTCACTTTTGTTTgcttcactttttttttcttcactttttttttcttcgcTTTTGTTTGCTTCCTTCTCTTTTAATGCGAAATCAAAAAtgtagttttttttttttttaatttttttttttttaagtacaTTATTACATCGAGGGGAAAAGGGTTTTTTCCCCACAAATTGGATATTGTTTGAATTGgttattttaaaacattttttaaaaccgATCAAGATTAAAAAAAGGATAAACAAAATTCTATTCATTCAATATCTAAGTTAAAGTGCATATTCTCAGCAAGGCTATATAAAAcacaaaagaaaataaaaaaatgaacaaaatcaATGGGTCATGTAATTGTTTGTTAAGATAAAAAGAGCAAACAAATATCTTCACGCTCATTTGTTGTTTGTATGTACGTTTGCAGAATCGGTAGGAGAGAAATGCGTATCCCCCAATGCTATGTCGCAATGCTATGCCGCAATAGTGGCAAAAAATGTAGTTTCTTCGGTTTAtgtatttttgatattttcgtcaaaaaaaatagtaattatatatattaa contains these protein-coding regions:
- a CDS encoding s-adenosyl-methyltransferase Mraw yields the protein MNRILFILFLILIGFKKCFKITNSNNIQFVGKKPFSPRCNNVLKKKKIKKKKNYIFDFALKEKEANKSEEKKSEEKKSEANKSEANKSEANIFDDSYIYHTPVLVNEVIQILDTTLMTKQNDEPINNINTNKDEMVSNNNNTLILNEENVYDTNNDKSKLYNNINYDKNISIYKEDEYLIDATLGGGGHTLEMLKKFKNLKVISIDKDIEAIYYNKYKLRSYINKNRLKIIHGNYKDILFLLNYYSLPIFNTYSAILVDLGVSTHQIKSSKRGFSYKYNDILDMNMNKYTEKEYIENHINKELKQDTKIKELYMINESHDDDKNIYHKNYDGKKIHNILNTYNLKKLKYIIQKFGEEKKAYKIAKKIIEWRKKNGEIITTFDLKNIILSTCKNNYKSNNKVLSRVFQSFRIYINNELLSLKNLLLSSHKILKQGGVLILISYHSLENKYIDLFVKNKTKLWNQINIQPIIPTNQEVKLNKSSRSAKMFAFKKI